One Gemmatimonadota bacterium genomic window, TTTCATCCACAAAGTGCATTTTGCCTATGGCACCGGTTTGATAGCCGTGTTCGGCAAAGTGATGGGCAATGGTGTGCGTGTTGGGGGATAGTGCGTCTTGTAAGATGCGCGCGCCGTGTGTGTGTGGGTATTGCGAGGTGATGATTGAGCCGCGCGCGGGTACACAGACGGGAGATTGGCAGTAGGCTCTGTTAAAGCGGATGCCAGATGCGGCGATGCGGTCGATATTCGGGGTTTGTACTTCTGCGTGACCATAACAACCCGATGCAGCGGTCTGGTGCTGGTCTGAGCAGAAGAAGAGGATGTTGGGGCGATGGTTGGTCATTGTATCAACTCTGCTTTCAGCCGTTCAATATGCGCTGAGACGACCGGGTCGTCGATGATGTTGTTGTTTTCGAGGGGGTCGGTGTCCAGGTCAAAGAGCATGGGGGTGTCGCCAAATCCTTCGATGTATTTGTAGTGGCCGTCATAAGCCATGCGCCAGTTGCCCAGACCGGATAGGACGATGTCTCGATGCGTACTGGTTGTGCCTTCGAGGAGGTTGCGGAGGGATCGACTGTCCATGTCGTCGGGGATGTCCAGGTCCGCGTAGTCGAGGAAGGTGGCGGTGAGGTCCAGGTTGGTCGTGGGCAGGTCATGGGTTATGCCCTGTTGTACACCGGGACCTGAGATGACGAGGGGCACGCTGGCCGAGGGGTGCAGGGGTTTGCCCTTGCCCCAGGAGTTGTGGTCGCCGAGCATTTCACCGTGATCCGAGGAAAAGACGATGAGGGTATTGTCCAATTCGCCCCGTTCTTCGAGCAGGTCTAAGTAGAGACCAACCTGATGGTCGATGTTTTCGACCATGGCGGAGTAGTTTCGTCTGGCTTCAAGGAGTTCATCGGGCGTGAGCTGGTCGTTGCGGTTCGGCTGCGGGAAGTCAACACCTTCGTAGAGTTTTGCCATGCTTTCCGTGATGTCCAGGGGCAGGTGGGGCCCGTTGAAATTGACCTGTATGAACCAGGGTTTGCCCTCGGGAACTGATTGGATGAGGTCCCGGCCATTTTGCCCGATCCAGTTGTCGCAATAGGCGTCATCGGGCAGTGGCGTGGGAAAAGTACTGCGCTGGCCTTTGCGGTTGGCAAAGTCGTTGAGGTGTATCTGGCGCAGGCCGCGCTCTTCGAGGTATTGCAAATAGGGTCCTTGCGGTTTTTCGCGCCCGCTGTTGGCGCCGTCTATTTTGCCTTCGTTGTTGATGCCGTCCGAGAATCCCCATTCGTTCAAATGGCGTTTGCCATCCAGTCCCCAGGCTGGCAGGTTGGATGTGCAGGTGCCTTTGTTGAGGTCGAATTTTCCACATCCCAGTGTGTGGTATCCGCTGTCGCGGAGCATGCTGTAAACAGTGGCGCGGTCTGTGGGATAGTCGTCGCTGTTTCCTTTGACGGGACAGTTGTCGTATTCTGTGCCGGCTGCAACGCAGGCGCGACTGGGCGCGCATACAGGTGCGGGGCAGACGGTTTTGGAGAATGTCGCCCCGTTTTTTTCAAGGCGATCCAGATTGGGCGTGCGTACCGCTATGTCGGGATTGCTGCCGATCCAATCAAAGCGAAGTTGGTCGGGAAAAAAGAAGAGGATGTTGGGGCGATTCGATAGGTTTGGCATATAAAACTCCGAAAAAAGAAAGAGGTGAGTGTTTTACTTCACCCTTACGTCACTGAGATTTCCGCCGTGATAGCGTCCGTTGCCGCCAATGCGATTGGCTGCGCAGCGCACGTCTCGAAACAGGCTCTGGCGTTTGGGCGGCATGGCTGCGAGCAAGTCCGGGTGTGGATGCCAGTTGCTCCATTTGGCGCCGATGGTGTTGTAGAGGTTGAAGATGGCAACGCGGTCGGTTGTTTCATCTGTCCAGGGCGTGGCGCTGTGGGTGATGGCTTCGGTGAAGAAGAGCAGTGACCCAGCCGGGCATTCATAGGTGTCCCAGATGGGCGAGTTTGGGTCGTGGATGGATTCTGGCGCGGCATAAACTGCTTTGTGGCTGCCGCTGACGACCAGTGTTCCGCCTTTGCCTTTTTTTACAGGGGCGAGTTCCCAGACTACGCGGGTTAGACCGCTATACGCTTTGCCGGGGATGCACTGATAGTGGTGCGAGTCGATTGCAAAGCGAAACAGGCCGTTGCCATTGTGCGGGCTAAATCTGCCGACTTCTCCGGTGCGTGTCGAGCGGAATCGAATGCCGGATGCTTCCATGCGAAAGCCATATCCATCGGGGCTGGCGAGATGGGGATGTGCGACAAATTCGTTCATAAAGCCGACGACTCTGGGGTGGTCAGCGAGTTTTTGCAGAGGACCAGCCAGGTAGGATTGTTCGTGTTCGGGCAGCGATTGCGGGTCGTGTTTGACCTGTAGCGCATATTCTCGCATGTCGCGTATGTCGTCATCGGATAGGATGCCCGGGAAAAGCAACCAGCCGCGCGCATCAAAGAGGTATTTTTCCTCTTGCGTCGGCGCGATGACGGCTTCTCCATCGGCGTTGGTTTGCGTGAGGTCTTCTGGTTCGACGGTCATGTTGACGCCGAGGTTTTTATCGACGATGAATGGTGTGTTGCTGGACATTGGTTGCTCCTGTTCGTTATGGAAGGTACTGTGCCTGTGCGTTTTTGGTTGGGTCAAAGATTGGATTGTACGCCCAGGATGTGCCATTGGCTTGCATTGCCTCGTGGATGAGTTGTCTGCGATACAGGCTGTCTAAATTGGCTTCGGCTATGGCGTCGAGGTCGTAGTTGTCGAGGATGCGCGTGCGAAGATAGGTTTCGGTTTTTGCATGGTCTGGCTGACCGCTGAGATTATTCCATTCGCCCGGGTCGGCGTCGAGGTCAAAAAGCTGTGGTTCGTGTCCGTGGATGTGGTTGTATTTGTAATTGTTTTTGCGAATCATGACGCAGGGGGCGCCGACTGCTTCGTGAGCTTCAACAAAAATTTCTCGGTCTTCTGTTTCCGCGCCTTCAATGAGGGGCATCAGGCTGGTGCCGTCGCAAGGGTAGTGGTCTTCTGTGCCTGCCATATCGCATAAGGTGGGCAACAGGTCAATGAGCGAGACGGGCTGGTCGATTGTGCTGCCGGCTTTGTAATGGTCTGGAAAGCGGATAAAGAAGGGTACGCGGCTGGACCAGTCGTAGAAGGTTCGTTTTTGGACCATTTCTTTTTCGCAGAGCATGTCGCCGTGATCGGAAAAGAAGATGACGATGGTGTTGTCGTCCAGGCCATTTTCTTTTAGCGAGGCGAGTAGTTCCCCGACTTTGTCGTCCATATATGTGACGAGTCCGTAATAGGCGCGGCGCAGTTTGTAGAGGGCGTCCGGGTCGCGCAGGTCGTGTTTGCGCGTGCCGTGATAGGCGTTGAGCCATTTGTCCATCATGGAGTATGTGTCGTCCAGGTTGTCTGGTAAGGCGGGGATTTCGATGTCCGCATTTTCGTACATATCCCAATAGGACTGAGGCGGCCAGAAGGGTTCGTGGGGATGGTGGTAAGACGCGCACAGGAGGAAGGGTTTGGGATTTTTCTGTGCGCCGACGGCGTGGAGATATTCCAGTGATCGGAAGTGCGTTTCTTCGTCGTAGCTGAGGGGACCGTGCCAGGTGTCGATTCGGAGCTTGTGTCCGTCGTAATTTGCGGCGTTATACCTGCCTCGCTGTTCCATGATGGCCCGGTAATTTTCTCCTCTGGTTTCTTTGATGTGTATCCATTCGGGCTTGACCCACCGGAAATCTTCCGGGTAGATGTCTGTGGTGAGGCGGCGACTGAAGCCGTGGAGTTGATCGGCGCCTATGAAGTGCATTTTGCCGGAGAGGACGGTGTCATATCCGGCGCGGGTGAGGTGGTGGGCAAATGTGGGGATGTCCGAGCGGAGTTCAGCCCCGTTGTCATACGCGCCGATTTTTGCGGCGTTGTTCCCCGTCATGAAGCAGGCGCGTGCAGGTGAACAGAGAGGGAAAGGCGTATAGGCCGCGTCAAAGCGTATGCCGTTTTCTGCCAGCGCGTTTAGCGCAGGTGTTTGGACGACGGGATGGCCATAAGCACCCGTGAGAAAGGGCGTCATCTGGTCTGAGATGATCATGAGTATGTTGGGGCGGGACATCTGTTTCCTCTTGGTCTGGTCCTTGCATTCTGACCCGGTTTTGGGCGGAGGGGGGTATCCTGCTTATCCTTTCATCCTGCCCATCCCGATCCTATTCCGTGGGCAAGACGTTGATGGTTTTTCCCTCTCGGTAGGCGATGGCATCTTCGATCATGCGAATGATGTCGTATTGCGGATTAAAGCCGATCAGGTCGCGCGCTTTGGTCAGGTCGAATTCGTAATGTGTAGGCGCGCCGTGTATGATGGCTTCCTGGTAGGGTATGTTCAGGCGTTGGGACAAGTACGGGATGGCTTCGGCCCATGTGAATGGTCGCGGTCCGCCGAGTTGAATGGCGTGTCCGGCGGCTTGTGTTTTGTTTAAGGCACAGATGCAGCCGTGTACTATGTCGCGTACGTCGGCAATGTGTTTTTTGTAGGAGCGGCCTTTCATGTCTTTGAGCAGGAGGAGGCGTTCTTCGCCGCGCCACAGTGCTTTGAGTTCGGGAAGTCCTTTGAGTTTGCTCAGGTAAAATTGGCGGAAGTCGAGGATTTCGCCTGCGCCGACGACGAGGCAAAAGCGCAGGATGGTGATGGGCAGTTGGTGGGCGCGCCAGTATCCGTAGCACATTTCTTCACCGACGGATTTGGATAGGGCGTACCAACCGCTCGGTTCTCTGGGCATTTCGTCTTCCCGGATGGGTTTGTCCATTCCTTCGGGGGGATATTTGGCGTAGAGCGCGTCTGTGCTTGCAAAGATGAATTGTTTGATGTTGCGTTGTTGTGCGGCTTTGAGCATGTGGAATGTGCCGCGCAGGTTGATTTCGAAGTAGTCGTTGTCCTTAAATGGACCGCCTCCCTGAAAGGCCGCGCCGAGGTGATAGATTACATCGACGCCGTCAGTGACTTTTTCCACGTCTTCGTATTCGGTGAGGCTGCCTTCGATGAGTTCGAGGTCAATACCCTCAAATTTTTCTACGCGCGGGTCTTTGGGCCATACAAGCCCGCGAACCTGATGCCCCTGTTCAACGAGTTGCGCCGCCAGGTTGCCGCCGATACGCCCTGTGATGCCAGTGATGAGTATTTTCATGGGGGCCTCCTATCCTCCGCGTAAATTCCGTATGTACTACTTGTTAAATAATTCGCTATCTTGAGAAAAGTCAATGGCATTTTCGCTTGCTTCATGCGCTGATATTCCGTTCCATAGGCTTGTGATTGCGATGATATACACATTGTGACAGTGATCTTTTAGGAGGTCTATAATGGCTGTTATTTCCCGTGATGAACTGAGAGCACGTATTGGCAAGGTGCCGCGTGTGTCTCTGGGGCATTTGCCCACGCCGCTCGAGTTTTGCGAGCGGTTGACTGAAGCGGTTGGAGGTCCCAAGATTTATATTAAACGCGATGATTGTACGGGTCTGGCGTTTGGCGGCAATAAGACGCGGCAGTTGGAGTTTACGATTGCACAGGGTCTGGTTCGCGGTGCAGATGTGCTTATCGGAGGTGCGGGGTCTCAGTCCAATCACAGTCGGCAGTTGGCGGCGGCAGCGGCAAAGATAGGGGTGGATTGTGCGCTGGTTCTGGTGAAGGACCACAAGAGCGGCAGTACGCAGGGCAATTTGCTGTTGGATAATTTATTGGGTGCTTATGTTGATCTGATCGATGTTGAAACGCAGGAGTTGTTGGACGATGCCAAGCAGACACTGATAGAAAAATTTGAGCGCAGAGGGCGAAAGCCTTTTGTGGTGATGCAACCGGCCAATCGCCCGTTTGGCGCAATGGGTTACGCGCTGTGTATGGCCGAGATGATGGATCAGTTTGATGCGATAGGCGAAACGCCTACTACTGTTGTCGTGTGTTCGGGCAGTTGTACACAGCCGGGTTTGATTTTTGGGAAGACCGCTTTGGGTCTGGATATGCGGATTGTGGGTGTGAGGCCCATTTTGTGGTCTTATGATCTCAAAGACGCATTTTTGGTTATATTGAGAAAAATGGCGGAGATTTTGGATGTGGATGTTGCGTTTGATGAATCTATGATTGAAAATGTGGATCGGTATGTCGGTGAGGAGGGGTATGGGTATTGTTCACCCGAGGGCAATGACGCGATACGGCTATTGGCGCAAACAGAGGGGATTTTGCTGGAGCCGATTTATACGGGCAAGACGCTGGCGGGTTTGATCGATATGGTGAACCAGGGCGAGATTGGCAAAGATGAGACGGTGGTGATGGTGCATACGGGAGGGACGCCTGCGTTATTTGCTTATACAGAGGAGTTATTGGATTAGTTTTTTATCAGGAGCACACCATGTCTGCATTATCTCCGGAGCAAGTCGAATTTTTTTTTCAGAACGGCTATCTCTCGATTGGCAAACTTCTCGAGGATGAACATATTGAGATATTGCGCCGGGAATACGATCGCGAATTTGAAGCCGCGCGGAAGGATAACCGCTTTCGCAATCTCGCTATTGGCAATACCGATGATCTCAGTGAAAAAAACAAGGCGCCCACACAAATGCTACAAATTATGCAAATGTGTGAGCGCAATCTGCACTATCGGGAACTGATCTACTACGATCCCATACTCGATATTGCCGAGTCGCTCATCGGTCCAAATATTCAACTTTTCCACGATCAGGCGCTCTTCAAGCCCGCACATAATGGAGATGCGGTTTTCTGGCATCAAGACAATGGGTACTGGCAATGTATGCCAGCGAATCTCGTCTCATGCTGGCTCACTCTGGACGATGCCGATGTAGAGAACGGAGCTATGCACGTCATTCCCGGCTCTCATCTGCGGCCATTTACCCATGAGCGTTCATCTCAAACCGATGCGCTGTTTGATCTCGAAGATCAGGTGGAGATATCCAGAGCCGAAATTATCGAGTTGCCCGCCGGTGGCGTTATGTTCCACCATTGCCAAACCCTGCACTACACACCGCCGAATCACACGGACCGCCAGCGTCGGGCCTTTGCCATCCATTTTATGATCCCCGGTACAAAACGCCAGAATACCGGGGAGTACATGCCCGTTTCATTCGGCCGTCCCATGTTGCGTATGCACATTTGATACACGCAAAAAGGGCGAGTCCTAAGACCCGCCCTGTGATATGTTTGTTGCATGATTTGGGTTAATTATCCGGCGTGATAGTCACGCGGATTATGCTGTCAACCGCGGGAATGTCGTCGCCCGTGGCAAGGCGCACGGTGTTGTCCGGGTCTGGGGCGCCCATGTTGGGGCCAGATTGATGCGGTACCTGGTCAAGGCCAACGCCGAGGCGTTGGTTGACTTCTGTACCGGCATCCCACAACTGGATCATGGACGTGATATCGCCCATGATTGCTGATCCGTCCGCTCCAAAGAGGGGAATGCCTTCTTCACCGGGGGCAAAGAATAGGTCATTGGAGCGGATAAGCATCGTGGCAAAGGACAGGTGGTCGCCTGCTGATGCGCTGAAGCTAAAGTCATACCTCCCGCCAGGGACAACAGGTCCGGGCAACATTCCGCTGACCGATACATCGGCATTTCCTGCCAGTGCTTGCGCCAGACTACTGGGGT contains:
- a CDS encoding sulfatase-like hydrolase/transferase: MPNLSNRPNILFFFPDQLRFDWIGSNPDIAVRTPNLDRLEKNGATFSKTVCPAPVCAPSRACVAAGTEYDNCPVKGNSDDYPTDRATVYSMLRDSGYHTLGCGKFDLNKGTCTSNLPAWGLDGKRHLNEWGFSDGINNEGKIDGANSGREKPQGPYLQYLEERGLRQIHLNDFANRKGQRSTFPTPLPDDAYCDNWIGQNGRDLIQSVPEGKPWFIQVNFNGPHLPLDITESMAKLYEGVDFPQPNRNDQLTPDELLEARRNYSAMVENIDHQVGLYLDLLEERGELDNTLIVFSSDHGEMLGDHNSWGKGKPLHPSASVPLVISGPGVQQGITHDLPTTNLDLTATFLDYADLDIPDDMDSRSLRNLLEGTTSTHRDIVLSGLGNWRMAYDGHYKYIEGFGDTPMLFDLDTDPLENNNIIDDPVVSAHIERLKAELIQ
- the betC gene encoding choline-sulfatase, whose amino-acid sequence is MSRPNILMIISDQMTPFLTGAYGHPVVQTPALNALAENGIRFDAAYTPFPLCSPARACFMTGNNAAKIGAYDNGAELRSDIPTFAHHLTRAGYDTVLSGKMHFIGADQLHGFSRRLTTDIYPEDFRWVKPEWIHIKETRGENYRAIMEQRGRYNAANYDGHKLRIDTWHGPLSYDEETHFRSLEYLHAVGAQKNPKPFLLCASYHHPHEPFWPPQSYWDMYENADIEIPALPDNLDDTYSMMDKWLNAYHGTRKHDLRDPDALYKLRRAYYGLVTYMDDKVGELLASLKENGLDDNTIVIFFSDHGDMLCEKEMVQKRTFYDWSSRVPFFIRFPDHYKAGSTIDQPVSLIDLLPTLCDMAGTEDHYPCDGTSLMPLIEGAETEDREIFVEAHEAVGAPCVMIRKNNYKYNHIHGHEPQLFDLDADPGEWNNLSGQPDHAKTETYLRTRILDNYDLDAIAEANLDSLYRRQLIHEAMQANGTSWAYNPIFDPTKNAQAQYLP
- a CDS encoding NAD(P)-dependent oxidoreductase, whose amino-acid sequence is MKILITGITGRIGGNLAAQLVEQGHQVRGLVWPKDPRVEKFEGIDLELIEGSLTEYEDVEKVTDGVDVIYHLGAAFQGGGPFKDNDYFEINLRGTFHMLKAAQQRNIKQFIFASTDALYAKYPPEGMDKPIREDEMPREPSGWYALSKSVGEEMCYGYWRAHQLPITILRFCLVVGAGEILDFRQFYLSKLKGLPELKALWRGEERLLLLKDMKGRSYKKHIADVRDIVHGCICALNKTQAAGHAIQLGGPRPFTWAEAIPYLSQRLNIPYQEAIIHGAPTHYEFDLTKARDLIGFNPQYDIIRMIEDAIAYREGKTINVLPTE
- a CDS encoding pyridoxal-phosphate dependent enzyme, translating into MAVISRDELRARIGKVPRVSLGHLPTPLEFCERLTEAVGGPKIYIKRDDCTGLAFGGNKTRQLEFTIAQGLVRGADVLIGGAGSQSNHSRQLAAAAAKIGVDCALVLVKDHKSGSTQGNLLLDNLLGAYVDLIDVETQELLDDAKQTLIEKFERRGRKPFVVMQPANRPFGAMGYALCMAEMMDQFDAIGETPTTVVVCSGSCTQPGLIFGKTALGLDMRIVGVRPILWSYDLKDAFLVILRKMAEILDVDVAFDESMIENVDRYVGEEGYGYCSPEGNDAIRLLAQTEGILLEPIYTGKTLAGLIDMVNQGEIGKDETVVMVHTGGTPALFAYTEELLD
- a CDS encoding phytanoyl-CoA dioxygenase family protein, with protein sequence MSALSPEQVEFFFQNGYLSIGKLLEDEHIEILRREYDREFEAARKDNRFRNLAIGNTDDLSEKNKAPTQMLQIMQMCERNLHYRELIYYDPILDIAESLIGPNIQLFHDQALFKPAHNGDAVFWHQDNGYWQCMPANLVSCWLTLDDADVENGAMHVIPGSHLRPFTHERSSQTDALFDLEDQVEISRAEIIELPAGGVMFHHCQTLHYTPPNHTDRQRRAFAIHFMIPGTKRQNTGEYMPVSFGRPMLRMHI